Proteins encoded together in one Maricaulis maris window:
- a CDS encoding SET domain-containing protein: MLLVDTYLAPSPLEGLGVFASEFIPAGTLVWVLDPAVDLILTEAQLVERPQVYRQYMQRYAYFDRGLNGYLLDGDHARFLNHSGEPNLDFRADGNGEARRDIHPGEEILCDYSQFMEDVVLLPTPVHHNGAAMPA, encoded by the coding sequence ATGCTTCTCGTGGACACCTATCTTGCCCCCAGCCCGCTGGAAGGGCTGGGCGTTTTTGCGTCCGAATTCATCCCGGCGGGGACGCTGGTCTGGGTCCTCGACCCGGCGGTCGACCTCATCCTCACCGAAGCCCAGCTGGTCGAGCGCCCGCAAGTCTATCGCCAGTACATGCAGCGCTATGCCTATTTCGATCGCGGGCTGAACGGTTATCTGCTCGATGGCGACCATGCCCGCTTCCTCAATCATAGCGGCGAGCCGAACCTCGATTTTCGCGCCGATGGCAATGGCGAGGCCCGTCGGGACATCCATCCGGGCGAGGAAATCCTCTGCGACTACAGCCAGTTCATGGAAGACGTCGTGCTGCTGCCGACGCCGGTCCACCACAATGGCGCCGCGATGCCGGCCTGA